One Pochonia chlamydosporia 170 chromosome 5, whole genome shotgun sequence DNA segment encodes these proteins:
- a CDS encoding ThiJ/PfpI family protein (similar to Metarhizium acridum CQMa 102 XP_007813663.1) encodes MAKKVLVVLTSADKIVKLDKPTGWYLPELAHPYDVLAPKVELVIASPKGGVAPLDPSSVEMFKSDESSVNFLNNHKSVWEKTAPLKDFVGRSGEFDAIFYPGGHGPMFDLVTDQDSIKLIEEFHSAGKPVAAVCHGPIVFRDVKDKSGEPLLKGKNVTGFTNVEEDQVQLSAAMPFLLEDELKKVGAKFQAADQPWGEKVVVDGLVISGQNPASAKGVGEAIAKAIGV; translated from the exons ATGGCTAAAAAGGTTCTCGTCGTTCTTACCAGTGCTGACAAGATTGTCAAACTGGACAAGCCCACTGGCTGGTACCTG CCCGAATTGGCCCATCCGTACGACGTGTTGGCTCCCAAGGTCGAGCTCGTCATAGCTTCGCCAAAGGGCGGCGTCGCGCCTCTTGATCCCAGCTCTGTTGAGATGTTCAAGAGCGACGAGTCGTCTGTCAactttctcaacaaccacaagtCAGTCTGGGAGAAGACAGCACCGCTAAAGGACTTTGTTGGTCGTTCAGGTGAATTTGACGCCATTTTCTACCCTGGTGGTCACGGCCCCATGTTTGACCTAGTCACGGACCAAGACTCCATCAAGCTCATTGAGGAGTTCCACAGTGCAGGCAAGCCCGTTGCCGCTGTCTGCCATGGTCCCATCGTCTTTCGGGATGTAAAGGACAAGAGCGGCGAGCCGCTtctcaagggcaagaatgTCACTGGATTTACCAACGTCGAGGAGGACCAGGTTCAACTTAGTGCCGCCATGCCATTTTTGCTCGAGGATGAGCTTAAAAAGGTTGGCGCAAAGTTCCAAGCTGCTGACCAACCGTGGGGGGAGAAAGTGGTagttgatggcttggtcATCTCGGGACAGAATCCTGCGTCGGCCAAGGGTGTTGGCGAGGCAATTGCGAAAGCCATTGGAGTTTGA